One region of Daphnia pulicaria isolate SC F1-1A chromosome 7, SC_F0-13Bv2, whole genome shotgun sequence genomic DNA includes:
- the LOC124350132 gene encoding glycine-rich cell wall structural protein-like, with amino-acid sequence MHCSNKVWIILAVAMAIFGASDAGHLRTGGYGGGFGGGFGGGFGGGYGGGHGSGGFGGGHGSGGFGGGYGGGHVSSFSGRGAGYGSFGGGAGHGSFGGGHGGGYARPVSVVVVGGGHGSGYGSGGGRGSGYGGGSHGHRCPHC; translated from the exons ATGCATTGCAGCAACaag GTTTGGATCATTTTGGCCGTGGCCATGGCAATTTTCGGAGCCTCGGATGCCGGTCATCTCAGAACTGGAGGGTACGGCGGAGGGTTCGGCGGAGGGTTCGGCGGAGGGTTCGGCGGAGGGTACGGTGGTGGACACGGATCCGGTGGGTTCGGTGGTGGACACGGATCCGGTGGGTTCGGCGGAGGATACGGTGGGGGACATGTATCCTCATTCTCAGGACGCGGAGCTGGATACGGAAGCTTTGGCGGAGGAGCTGGACATGGAAGCTTTGGTGGAGGGCACGGAGGTGGATACGCCAGACCGgtatctgttgttgttgtcggcgGAGGTCATGGTTCCGGATACGGAAGTGGAGGAGGCCGTGGTTCCGGATACGGAGGTGGAAGCCACGGACACAGATGCCCACATTGTTGA
- the LOC124350055 gene encoding trafficking protein particle complex subunit 3-like codes for MARPGVRATDAKKINSELFTLTYGALVSQLLKDYENAEDVNRQLDRMGYNIGVRIIEDFLARTSTARCTDMRDTAEKIQSAFKMYLGVNPTVTSWSSASDEFSLLFDQNPMTEFVELPESCLSLKYCNLFCGIIRGACEMVQLEVTSWFVQDSLKGDPTTELRVKFVKKLEDAMPAGED; via the exons ATGGCGAGACCTGGTGTTAGAGCAACCGATGCAAAAAAGATT AATTCCGAGCTGTTTACGTTGACTTATGGAGCATTAGTAAGTCAGCTATTGAAGGATTACGAGAATGCTGAGGATGTGAATCGACAACTTGACAGAATGGGATACAATATTGGTGTGAGGATCATCGAAGATTTCCTAGCACGAACATCAACTGCCAGATGTACTGACATGAGAGATACTGCAGAGAAAATTCAAAGTGCTTTCAAAATGTATCTTGGAGTGAACCCTACCGTCACCAGCTGGTCCTCTGCCAGTGATGAATTTTCACTCTTGTTCGATCAAAACCCTATGACAGAATTTGTAGAGTTGCCAGAGAGCTGTCTCAGCCTTAAGTACTGTAATCTATTCTGTGGCATTATCAGGGGAGCCTGTGAAATG gtGCAACTTGAAGTCACCAGTTGGTTTGTCCAAGATTCTTTGAAAGGAGATCCAACCACAGAACTCAGAGTCAAGTTTGTCAAGAAATTAGAAGATGCTATGCCTGCTGGAGAAGATTAA
- the LOC124349490 gene encoding probable cleavage and polyadenylation specificity factor subunit 2 isoform X1, translating to MTSIIKFCALSGALDDSPHSYLLKVDDFTFLLDCGWDEKCSEGFIHELKKHVNKIDAVLLSYPDQLHLGALPYAVGKLGLTCPVYATVPVYKMGQMFMYDWYQSKDNMEDFDLFTLDDVDNSFDKVVQLKYSQSVPLKGKGQGLIITPLPAGHMLGGTVWKIVKDGEEDIIYAVDYNHKKERHLNGCELEKIQRPSLLITDAYNTLYAQPRRRSRDEKLMTNILQTLRGGGNVLVAVDTAGRVLELAHMLEQLWRNQESGLRAYSLALLNNVAYNVNEFAKSQIEWMSDKLMKSFEGARNNPFGFKYLQLCHTLPEVLRIAGSKVVLSSCPDLECGFARDLFALWCSDARNSIILTSRSGQGTLGQRLHDQRNLKSVTLELKQRVKLEGAELEEFRRKEREQNILSGIKIKDQIAAESSESEDEVKKGRHDIVVRSDDKTTGAVQHFFKSSKKHPTMFPYFEDKIKFDEYGEIIRPEDYVIAESEDHEMADYSVEKPKWEEEPEAECPTKCISTTTTLAINASIMHIDFEGRSDGESIIKLIESMKPKRTIVVRGSSESCQALQNLCLSTGSSDNKAFIARKGETIDATIESHIYQVRLKDSLLSSLLFGKAKDAEVAWIDARLTYQQAEDLRDLDDKENNSLRKEQAPLLEPLEPKDIPGHETSYINELKLSDFKQVLVRNGISSEFIGGVLWCCNGNVALRRNESGRVTLEGCISDDYYRVRELLYEQYAII from the exons ATGACGTCTATCATCAAGTTTTGCGCGCTTTCGGGCGCGCTTGACGATTCACCACATTCGTACCTTCTCAAAGTTgacgatttcactttcttgCTGGACTGTGGATGGGATGAAAAGTGTTCAGAAGGATTTATACATGAACTAAAGAAGCATGTCAACAAAATTGATGCAGTGCTTCTATCCTATCCTGATCAGCTGCACTTGGGAGCTTTGCCATATGCAGTTGGAAAACTTGGACTAACATGTCCAGTGTATGCAACAGTTCCTGTTTACAAAATGGGTCAGATGTTTATGTACGATTGGTATCAATCCAAAGACAACAT GGAAGACTTCGATCTATTCACTCTGGATGATGTTGACAATTCGTTTGACAAAGTTGTTCAGTTGAAATACAGCCAAAGTGTGCCTCTCAAAG GAAAGGGACAAGGATTGATCATCACACCCCTTCCAGCAGGGCACATGTTGGGAGGAACTGTGTGGAAAATAGTAAAAGATGGGGAAGAAGATATCATTTATGCTGTTGATTACAATCATAAAAAAGAACGCCACTTAAACGGTTGTGAGTTGGAGAAAATTCAGCGACCATCTCTTCTCATTACCGATGCGTATAACACCCTTTACGCGCAACCCAGAAGGCGAAGTCGTGACGAAAAGCTCATGACCAACATTCTACAGACTcttagaggaggaggaaacgtCCTTGTTGCTGTCGATACGGCTGGAAGAGTTCTCGAATTGGCTCATATGTTGGAGCAACTATGGAGAAATCAAGAATCTGGCTTGAGAGCCTACAGTTTGGCTCTTTTGAACAATGTGGCTTATAATGTCAACGAGTTCGCCAAGTCACAGATCGAATGGATGTCagataaattaatgaaatccTTTGAAGGGGCCAGGAATAATCCATTTGGATTCAA ATATTTGCAGCTGTGTCATACATTGCCAGAAGTCCTCCGTATTGCTGGCTCAAAAGTTGTTCTCTCAAGCTGCCCAGATCTGGAGTGTGGATTCGCCAGGGATTTATTTGCCTTATGGTGTTCTGATGCAAGAAACTCTATCATTCTAACCAGCCGGTCAGGACAAGGAACGCTGGGCCAGCGGCTACATGATCAGCGTAACTTGAAATCTGTTACGCTCGAGCTTAAACAGCGAGTCAAACTAGAGG gtgcGGAATTGGAAGAATTCCGTAGAAAAGAACGcgaacaaaatattttatccgggataaaaataaaagatcagATTGCGGCGGAGTCTAGTGAATCTGAAGACGAAGTCAAGAAAGGCCGACATGATATTGTTGTCCGGTCCGACGATAAAACGACAGGAGCAGTGCaacacttttttaaaagttccAAGAAACATCCTACCATGTTCCCATATTTTGAAGACAAAATCAAATTCGACGAGTATGGCGAAATTATCCGCCCGGAAGACTACGTCATTGCCGAGTCGGAAGATCACGAAATGGCCGACTATTCGGTTGAAAAGCCTAAATGGGAAGAAGAG CCGGAAGCAGAGTGCCCTACCAAGTGCATTTCTACCACAACGACCCTAGCAATCAATGCAAGCATCATGCATATTGATTTCGAAGGACGATCTGATGGTGAATCCATTATCAAACTGATTGAATCGATGAAACCGAAACGAACCATCGTCGTCAGGGGATCATCCGAATCCTGTCAAGCACTGCAAAATTTGTGTCTTTCAACgg gATCATCTGATAATAAAGCATTTATAGCACGAAAAGGGGAAACAATAGATGCAACTATTGAAAGTCACATCTACCAAGTGAGGTTGAAAGACTCTTTACTTTCTTCACTTTTATTCGGTAAAGCCAAGGATGCTGAAGTCGCTTGGATTGATGCAAGGCTAACTTATCAA caggCAGAGGATTTGAGGGACTTGGacgataaagaaaataattcgctTCGTAAAGAACAAGCTCCGCTGTTAGAGCCTTTAGAACCTAAAGAT ATTCCTGGCCACGAAACATCGTACATCAACGAACTAAAATTATCGGACTTTAAACAAGTACTTGTGCGTAATGGTATCTCGTCCGAGTTTATCGGTGGTGTTCTTTGGTGTTGTAACGGTAACGTTGCACTGCGTAGG AATGAATCGGGTAGAGTAACTCTCGAAGGCTGTATATCCGACGACTATTATCGCGTCAGAGAACTACTTTACGAACAATACGCTATTATATAG
- the LOC124349490 gene encoding probable cleavage and polyadenylation specificity factor subunit 2 isoform X2, with translation MTSIIKFCALSGALDDSPHSYLLKVDDFTFLLDCGWDEKCSEGFIHELKKHVNKIDAVLLSYPDQLHLGALPYAVGKLGLTCPVYATVPVYKMGQMFMYDWYQSKDNMEDFDLFTLDDVDNSFDKVVQLKYSQSVPLKGKGQGLIITPLPAGHMLGGTVWKIVKDGEEDIIYAVDYNHKKERHLNGCELEKIQRPSLLITDAYNTLYAQPRRRSRDEKLMTNILQTLRGGGNVLVAVDTAGRVLELAHMLEQLWRNQESGLRAYSLALLNNVAYNVNEFAKSQIEWMSDKLMKSFEGARNNPFGFKYLQLCHTLPEVLRIAGSKVVLSSCPDLECGFARDLFALWCSDARNSIILTSRSGQGTLGQRLHDQRNLKSVTLELKQRVKLEGAELEEFRRKEREQNILSGIKIKDQIAAESSESEDEVKKGRHDIVVRSDDKTTGAVQHFFKSSKKHPTMFPYFEDKIKFDEYGEIIRPEDYVIAESEDHEMADYSVEKPKWEEEPEAECPTKCISTTTTLAINASIMHIDFEGRSDGESIIKLIESMKPKRTIVVRGSSESCQALQNLCLSTGSSDNKAFIARKGETIDATIESHIYQVRLKDSLLSSLLFGKAKDAEVAWIDARLTYQAEDLRDLDDKENNSLRKEQAPLLEPLEPKDIPGHETSYINELKLSDFKQVLVRNGISSEFIGGVLWCCNGNVALRRNESGRVTLEGCISDDYYRVRELLYEQYAII, from the exons ATGACGTCTATCATCAAGTTTTGCGCGCTTTCGGGCGCGCTTGACGATTCACCACATTCGTACCTTCTCAAAGTTgacgatttcactttcttgCTGGACTGTGGATGGGATGAAAAGTGTTCAGAAGGATTTATACATGAACTAAAGAAGCATGTCAACAAAATTGATGCAGTGCTTCTATCCTATCCTGATCAGCTGCACTTGGGAGCTTTGCCATATGCAGTTGGAAAACTTGGACTAACATGTCCAGTGTATGCAACAGTTCCTGTTTACAAAATGGGTCAGATGTTTATGTACGATTGGTATCAATCCAAAGACAACAT GGAAGACTTCGATCTATTCACTCTGGATGATGTTGACAATTCGTTTGACAAAGTTGTTCAGTTGAAATACAGCCAAAGTGTGCCTCTCAAAG GAAAGGGACAAGGATTGATCATCACACCCCTTCCAGCAGGGCACATGTTGGGAGGAACTGTGTGGAAAATAGTAAAAGATGGGGAAGAAGATATCATTTATGCTGTTGATTACAATCATAAAAAAGAACGCCACTTAAACGGTTGTGAGTTGGAGAAAATTCAGCGACCATCTCTTCTCATTACCGATGCGTATAACACCCTTTACGCGCAACCCAGAAGGCGAAGTCGTGACGAAAAGCTCATGACCAACATTCTACAGACTcttagaggaggaggaaacgtCCTTGTTGCTGTCGATACGGCTGGAAGAGTTCTCGAATTGGCTCATATGTTGGAGCAACTATGGAGAAATCAAGAATCTGGCTTGAGAGCCTACAGTTTGGCTCTTTTGAACAATGTGGCTTATAATGTCAACGAGTTCGCCAAGTCACAGATCGAATGGATGTCagataaattaatgaaatccTTTGAAGGGGCCAGGAATAATCCATTTGGATTCAA ATATTTGCAGCTGTGTCATACATTGCCAGAAGTCCTCCGTATTGCTGGCTCAAAAGTTGTTCTCTCAAGCTGCCCAGATCTGGAGTGTGGATTCGCCAGGGATTTATTTGCCTTATGGTGTTCTGATGCAAGAAACTCTATCATTCTAACCAGCCGGTCAGGACAAGGAACGCTGGGCCAGCGGCTACATGATCAGCGTAACTTGAAATCTGTTACGCTCGAGCTTAAACAGCGAGTCAAACTAGAGG gtgcGGAATTGGAAGAATTCCGTAGAAAAGAACGcgaacaaaatattttatccgggataaaaataaaagatcagATTGCGGCGGAGTCTAGTGAATCTGAAGACGAAGTCAAGAAAGGCCGACATGATATTGTTGTCCGGTCCGACGATAAAACGACAGGAGCAGTGCaacacttttttaaaagttccAAGAAACATCCTACCATGTTCCCATATTTTGAAGACAAAATCAAATTCGACGAGTATGGCGAAATTATCCGCCCGGAAGACTACGTCATTGCCGAGTCGGAAGATCACGAAATGGCCGACTATTCGGTTGAAAAGCCTAAATGGGAAGAAGAG CCGGAAGCAGAGTGCCCTACCAAGTGCATTTCTACCACAACGACCCTAGCAATCAATGCAAGCATCATGCATATTGATTTCGAAGGACGATCTGATGGTGAATCCATTATCAAACTGATTGAATCGATGAAACCGAAACGAACCATCGTCGTCAGGGGATCATCCGAATCCTGTCAAGCACTGCAAAATTTGTGTCTTTCAACgg gATCATCTGATAATAAAGCATTTATAGCACGAAAAGGGGAAACAATAGATGCAACTATTGAAAGTCACATCTACCAAGTGAGGTTGAAAGACTCTTTACTTTCTTCACTTTTATTCGGTAAAGCCAAGGATGCTGAAGTCGCTTGGATTGATGCAAGGCTAACTTATCAA gCAGAGGATTTGAGGGACTTGGacgataaagaaaataattcgctTCGTAAAGAACAAGCTCCGCTGTTAGAGCCTTTAGAACCTAAAGAT ATTCCTGGCCACGAAACATCGTACATCAACGAACTAAAATTATCGGACTTTAAACAAGTACTTGTGCGTAATGGTATCTCGTCCGAGTTTATCGGTGGTGTTCTTTGGTGTTGTAACGGTAACGTTGCACTGCGTAGG AATGAATCGGGTAGAGTAACTCTCGAAGGCTGTATATCCGACGACTATTATCGCGTCAGAGAACTACTTTACGAACAATACGCTATTATATAG
- the LOC124349490 gene encoding probable cleavage and polyadenylation specificity factor subunit 2 isoform X3 yields the protein MTSIIKFCALSGALDDSPHSYLLKVDDFTFLLDCGWDEKCSEGFIHELKKHVNKIDAVLLSYPDQLHLGALPYAVGKLGLTCPVYATVPVYKMGQMFMYDWYQSKDNMEDFDLFTLDDVDNSFDKVVQLKYSQSVPLKGKGQGLIITPLPAGHMLGGTVWKIVKDGEEDIIYAVDYNHKKERHLNGCELEKIQRPSLLITDAYNTLYAQPRRRSRDEKLMTNILQTLRGGGNVLVAVDTAGRVLELAHMLEQLWRNQESGLRAYSLALLNNVAYNVNEFAKSQIEWMSDKLMKSFEGARNNPFGFKYLQLCHTLPEVLRIAGSKVVLSSCPDLECGFARDLFALWCSDARNSIILTSRSGQGTLGQRLHDQRNLKSVTLELKQRVKLEGAELEEFRRKEREQNILSGIKIKDQIAAESSESEDEVKKGRHDIVVRSDDKTTGAVQHFFKSSKKHPTMFPYFEDKIKFDEYGEIIRPEDYVIAESEDHEMADYSVEKPKWEEEPEAECPTKCISTTTTLAINASIMHIDFEGRSDGESIIKLIESMKPKRTIVVRGSSESCQALQNLCLSTGSSDNKAFIARKGETIDATIESHIYQVRLKDSLLSSLLFGKAKDAEVAWIDARLTYQQAEDLRDLDDKENNSLRKEQAPLLEPLEPKDIPGHETSYINELKLSDFKQVLVRNGISSEFIGGVLWCCNE from the exons ATGACGTCTATCATCAAGTTTTGCGCGCTTTCGGGCGCGCTTGACGATTCACCACATTCGTACCTTCTCAAAGTTgacgatttcactttcttgCTGGACTGTGGATGGGATGAAAAGTGTTCAGAAGGATTTATACATGAACTAAAGAAGCATGTCAACAAAATTGATGCAGTGCTTCTATCCTATCCTGATCAGCTGCACTTGGGAGCTTTGCCATATGCAGTTGGAAAACTTGGACTAACATGTCCAGTGTATGCAACAGTTCCTGTTTACAAAATGGGTCAGATGTTTATGTACGATTGGTATCAATCCAAAGACAACAT GGAAGACTTCGATCTATTCACTCTGGATGATGTTGACAATTCGTTTGACAAAGTTGTTCAGTTGAAATACAGCCAAAGTGTGCCTCTCAAAG GAAAGGGACAAGGATTGATCATCACACCCCTTCCAGCAGGGCACATGTTGGGAGGAACTGTGTGGAAAATAGTAAAAGATGGGGAAGAAGATATCATTTATGCTGTTGATTACAATCATAAAAAAGAACGCCACTTAAACGGTTGTGAGTTGGAGAAAATTCAGCGACCATCTCTTCTCATTACCGATGCGTATAACACCCTTTACGCGCAACCCAGAAGGCGAAGTCGTGACGAAAAGCTCATGACCAACATTCTACAGACTcttagaggaggaggaaacgtCCTTGTTGCTGTCGATACGGCTGGAAGAGTTCTCGAATTGGCTCATATGTTGGAGCAACTATGGAGAAATCAAGAATCTGGCTTGAGAGCCTACAGTTTGGCTCTTTTGAACAATGTGGCTTATAATGTCAACGAGTTCGCCAAGTCACAGATCGAATGGATGTCagataaattaatgaaatccTTTGAAGGGGCCAGGAATAATCCATTTGGATTCAA ATATTTGCAGCTGTGTCATACATTGCCAGAAGTCCTCCGTATTGCTGGCTCAAAAGTTGTTCTCTCAAGCTGCCCAGATCTGGAGTGTGGATTCGCCAGGGATTTATTTGCCTTATGGTGTTCTGATGCAAGAAACTCTATCATTCTAACCAGCCGGTCAGGACAAGGAACGCTGGGCCAGCGGCTACATGATCAGCGTAACTTGAAATCTGTTACGCTCGAGCTTAAACAGCGAGTCAAACTAGAGG gtgcGGAATTGGAAGAATTCCGTAGAAAAGAACGcgaacaaaatattttatccgggataaaaataaaagatcagATTGCGGCGGAGTCTAGTGAATCTGAAGACGAAGTCAAGAAAGGCCGACATGATATTGTTGTCCGGTCCGACGATAAAACGACAGGAGCAGTGCaacacttttttaaaagttccAAGAAACATCCTACCATGTTCCCATATTTTGAAGACAAAATCAAATTCGACGAGTATGGCGAAATTATCCGCCCGGAAGACTACGTCATTGCCGAGTCGGAAGATCACGAAATGGCCGACTATTCGGTTGAAAAGCCTAAATGGGAAGAAGAG CCGGAAGCAGAGTGCCCTACCAAGTGCATTTCTACCACAACGACCCTAGCAATCAATGCAAGCATCATGCATATTGATTTCGAAGGACGATCTGATGGTGAATCCATTATCAAACTGATTGAATCGATGAAACCGAAACGAACCATCGTCGTCAGGGGATCATCCGAATCCTGTCAAGCACTGCAAAATTTGTGTCTTTCAACgg gATCATCTGATAATAAAGCATTTATAGCACGAAAAGGGGAAACAATAGATGCAACTATTGAAAGTCACATCTACCAAGTGAGGTTGAAAGACTCTTTACTTTCTTCACTTTTATTCGGTAAAGCCAAGGATGCTGAAGTCGCTTGGATTGATGCAAGGCTAACTTATCAA caggCAGAGGATTTGAGGGACTTGGacgataaagaaaataattcgctTCGTAAAGAACAAGCTCCGCTGTTAGAGCCTTTAGAACCTAAAGAT ATTCCTGGCCACGAAACATCGTACATCAACGAACTAAAATTATCGGACTTTAAACAAGTACTTGTGCGTAATGGTATCTCGTCCGAGTTTATCGGTGGTGTTCTTTGGTGTTGTAACG AATGA
- the LOC124349902 gene encoding distal membrane-arm assembly complex protein 2-like, protein MAMSYSRLTQLRLSLKHFRRSCTSTSNTRPTAGISQIAKLGNDKAEVEKKKEEEDRVTYELPKAMYAENKKTVFQLFSSQKNYAIEVISVLNAIEFSPYGVKKAWSDWKEDKLVRSQLYVKERAEFLGPEIATGHFICFRGGKVRFYGHKDWIVEDPDSDIIPNLPRFYLESYKMEAVDCSKMTLVYEGLENMKNMEKLKWLSLESCPRIDDWCLDRISGEFCDTLEYLDIRNCPLVTDKGIASLSKMKKLKTLLVGGHPEAKNLELVCLMLEDVMPELTIRGILYCDESLLTNDESHE, encoded by the exons atggcAATGTCTTATTCTCGTTTAACTCAACTGAGGCTATCGCTTAAACATTTCCGAAGATCATGTACCAGTACATCGAACACAAGACCGACGGCCGGTATATCTCAAATTGCCAAACTAGGTAATGACAAGGCAGaggtggagaaaaaaaaggaagaagaagatcgcgTAACATATGAACTCCCCAAAGCAATGTATgctgaaaacaagaaaaccgtCTTTCAGTTATTCTCCAGTCAAAAGAACTATGCTATTGAAGTAATCAGTGTTCTTAACGCGATCGAATTCTCGCCGTATGGAGTTAAAAAAGCGTGGAGTGATTGGAAGGAAGATAAGCTCGTTAGATCACAGTTGTACGTCAAAGAAAGAGCAGAGTTTCTTGGCCCAGAAATAGCCACTggtcattttatttgttttcgagGTGGCAAAGTTCGCTTTTATGGCCATAAAGACTGGATTGTCGAAGACCCTGATTCGGATATCATACCGAATTTACCCAGATTTTACTTGGAATCTTATAAAATGGAAGCTGTTGACTGTTCAAAAATGACTCTTGTCTATGAAGGATTGGAAAACATGA AAAACATGGAGAAGCTCAAATGGTTGAGCCTGGAGTCGTGTCCCCGTATTGACGATTGGTGCCTGGATAGGATTTCCGGCGAATTTTGTGACACGTTGGAATATCTGGATATTCGAAACTGTCCACTGGTGACAGATAAAGGTATCGCTTCATTAAGTAAGATGAAGAAACTGAAAACTCTTCTGGTTGGCGGTCACCCTGAAGCTAAAAATCTTGAACTTGTATGCCTCATGCTTGAGGATGTTATGCCTGAATTAACCATCCGAGGTATTCTTTATTGCGATGAGTCTTTATTGACAAATGACGAGTCCCACGAGTAA